The following are encoded together in the Bacillus sp. V2I10 genome:
- the glgA gene encoding glycogen synthase GlgA: MKVLFVVSECVPFVKSGGLADVAGALPKELKRLGTDIRVILPKYGQIPERFRSKMKKIKDIVVPVGWRRQYCGIEQLEFEGITYYFIDHEYYFKRDSLYGHYDDGERFSFFSRAVLDSIKAVDFQPDVIHCHDWHTGMVPFLLKEEYASQSFYENMKAVFTIHNLQFQGIFPRDILHDLLGLDDRYFNADQLEFHGFVNFMKAALVASDMITTVSPTYKNEIQTPYFGERLDGLLRVKEASLVGILNGIDDAIYNPGDDPYIAFPYDENSVKNKAKNKKELQKMFGLPEKEDTPLLTMVTRLTQQKGLDLVERVLHEMLQSDMQIIILGTGEKKFEDFFRHMEWLYPDKCKAYIGFDEPLAHRIYAGSDFFLMPSQFEPCGLGQLIALRYGSIPIVRETGGLNDTVTSYRDDTGEGNGFTFTNFNAHDMKNTVNRACSIYKNKTIWNSLVKTAMKEDYSWAQSAFKYNQLYADLMTRSGSHVL; encoded by the coding sequence GTGAAGGTATTATTTGTTGTATCGGAATGTGTCCCTTTTGTAAAATCAGGGGGTCTGGCGGATGTTGCAGGGGCGCTGCCCAAGGAATTAAAGCGTCTTGGAACAGATATTCGAGTGATTTTACCTAAATACGGTCAAATTCCGGAGCGGTTCCGGTCAAAAATGAAAAAAATCAAAGATATTGTTGTTCCTGTCGGATGGAGAAGACAATATTGCGGAATTGAACAGCTGGAATTTGAAGGAATCACGTATTATTTCATCGATCATGAATATTATTTTAAGCGTGACTCTTTATATGGCCACTATGATGATGGGGAGCGTTTCTCTTTTTTCTCTAGAGCTGTTCTGGATTCGATTAAAGCAGTCGATTTCCAGCCTGATGTGATTCATTGTCATGATTGGCATACAGGCATGGTGCCATTTCTATTAAAAGAAGAGTACGCTTCTCAATCGTTTTATGAAAATATGAAAGCAGTTTTTACGATTCATAACCTGCAATTTCAGGGTATTTTCCCAAGAGATATTCTGCATGATTTACTTGGTCTTGATGATCGGTATTTTAATGCAGATCAGCTGGAATTCCACGGCTTTGTGAACTTTATGAAAGCTGCTCTTGTGGCTTCAGATATGATTACAACAGTAAGCCCTACATACAAGAATGAGATTCAGACCCCTTACTTCGGTGAACGTCTTGATGGGCTGCTGCGGGTGAAGGAAGCATCCCTTGTAGGAATATTAAATGGAATTGATGATGCGATTTATAATCCGGGGGACGATCCATACATAGCGTTTCCGTATGATGAAAACTCTGTCAAAAACAAAGCAAAGAATAAAAAAGAGCTTCAGAAGATGTTTGGTCTTCCGGAAAAAGAGGATACGCCTCTTCTTACGATGGTCACTCGTTTAACGCAGCAAAAGGGCCTTGATTTGGTCGAGCGCGTCCTGCATGAAATGCTTCAATCAGATATGCAGATTATTATCCTTGGAACCGGTGAGAAAAAGTTCGAGGATTTCTTCAGGCACATGGAGTGGCTGTATCCTGATAAGTGCAAGGCATACATCGGATTTGATGAGCCGCTTGCACACCGCATCTATGCGGGCTCGGATTTCTTTTTAATGCCTTCGCAGTTTGAACCATGCGGTCTTGGCCAGCTGATTGCTCTTCGCTACGGATCGATTCCGATTGTAAGAGAAACAGGCGGCCTGAATGATACTGTAACATCCTACCGCGATGATACAGGTGAGGGAAATGGCTTTACGTTCACCAACTTCAATGCTCACGATATGAAGAACACTGTTAATCGCGCATGCTCTATTTATAAAAATAAAACCATTTGGAACAGCCTTGTCAAAACAGCGATGAAGGAAGACTACAGTTGGGCGCAGTCAGCGTTTAAATACAACCAGCTTTATGCTGATTTAATGACTAGGAGTGGGAGTCATGTTCTCTAA
- a CDS encoding 1,4-dihydroxy-2-naphthoate polyprenyltransferase: MHTQSHITQNVPSIKPDKSWKVWWMLLRPHTLSAAFIPVTIGTVLALNEGQVHILLFLAMLIASILIQAATNMFNEYFDFKRGLDNENSVGIGGAIVRNGVKPQTVLNLAFAFFGVAVLLGVYICMNSTWWIAVIGLICMATGYFYTGGPMPIAYTPFGELVAGFFMGMVIILLAYYIQTGTISPISIIISIPIAFLVGNIMLSNNIRDLDGDKENGRKTLAILIGRKKAIIFLATMFAASYAVILIMIALGYLSFWALLVLISTPKAYSAVKKFAGKSLPLEMMPAMKATAQTNIQFGFLLALGLFISTI; the protein is encoded by the coding sequence ATGCATACACAATCACACATTACACAAAATGTGCCTTCCATCAAACCGGATAAAAGCTGGAAAGTATGGTGGATGCTGCTCCGTCCGCATACATTATCTGCAGCCTTTATTCCAGTTACGATTGGTACGGTTCTTGCTTTAAATGAAGGTCAGGTTCATATCTTATTATTTCTAGCTATGCTGATTGCATCCATCTTAATCCAGGCTGCAACTAACATGTTCAACGAATATTTCGATTTTAAACGCGGACTTGATAATGAAAACTCAGTCGGAATTGGGGGAGCTATTGTCAGAAACGGTGTGAAACCTCAGACAGTTCTAAACCTTGCTTTCGCATTTTTCGGCGTCGCCGTCCTATTAGGCGTGTATATTTGCATGAATTCCACTTGGTGGATCGCTGTAATAGGATTAATCTGTATGGCTACAGGCTATTTTTATACAGGCGGCCCTATGCCAATTGCCTACACTCCATTTGGAGAGCTGGTTGCCGGTTTCTTTATGGGAATGGTGATTATCCTGCTTGCATATTATATTCAAACTGGAACGATTTCACCGATCAGCATTATTATTTCCATTCCCATCGCTTTCCTGGTTGGAAACATCATGCTATCAAATAATATCCGCGACCTTGATGGTGATAAAGAAAATGGACGCAAGACCCTTGCGATCCTGATTGGACGCAAAAAAGCGATTATTTTCCTCGCTACAATGTTTGCTGCTTCATATGCAGTCATCTTAATCATGATTGCACTCGGCTATTTATCCTTTTGGGCGCTTTTAGTCTTAATAAGCACCCCTAAAGCATACAGCGCCGTAAAAAAATTCGCAGGCAAATCATTGCCGCTGGAAATGATGCCTGCGATGAAAGCAACAGCTCAGACAAATATCCAATTTGGCTTTTTGCTCGCACTAGGTTTATTCATAAGCACGATCTAA
- a CDS encoding TIGR00266 family protein, which produces MNAHEIDYKIYGDDMQFVEIELDPSESVVAEAGGMMMMDDGIDMETIFGDGSEQKGLMSRLVGAGKRVITGESLFMTVFTNKAKGKKQVSFAAPYPGKIIPVDLKEMQGKVVCQKDAFLCAAKGVSVGIDFQKKLGTGFFGGEGFIMQKLEGDGLAFLHAGGTIHKRQLAPGECMKIDTGCLVAMTRDVHYNIEYVGKVKTAFFGGEGLFFATVQGPGTVWVQSLPFSRLADRIFANAPSNGGNASGEGSILGGLGRLLDGDNR; this is translated from the coding sequence TTGAACGCACATGAAATTGATTACAAGATTTATGGAGATGACATGCAGTTTGTTGAAATTGAGCTCGATCCAAGTGAAAGTGTAGTAGCCGAGGCCGGGGGTATGATGATGATGGATGACGGCATTGATATGGAAACCATCTTTGGTGACGGATCAGAGCAAAAGGGCTTGATGAGCCGTTTAGTAGGTGCCGGTAAGCGTGTTATTACTGGAGAAAGTTTATTTATGACGGTCTTTACAAATAAAGCTAAGGGCAAAAAGCAAGTTTCATTTGCAGCGCCCTATCCAGGCAAAATCATTCCTGTCGACTTAAAAGAAATGCAGGGAAAGGTCGTTTGTCAAAAAGACGCCTTCCTCTGTGCTGCTAAAGGCGTGTCTGTCGGAATTGATTTTCAGAAAAAGTTAGGAACCGGTTTTTTTGGCGGTGAGGGATTCATTATGCAAAAGCTAGAAGGAGACGGACTAGCTTTTCTGCATGCTGGAGGTACGATACATAAGCGGCAGCTTGCACCTGGGGAGTGCATGAAAATTGATACAGGCTGTCTTGTCGCGATGACGCGGGACGTTCACTACAACATTGAATATGTCGGAAAAGTCAAAACGGCCTTCTTCGGCGGTGAAGGATTATTTTTTGCAACTGTACAAGGGCCTGGGACAGTATGGGTACAATCACTCCCCTTCAGCCGTCTTGCTGACCGCATATTTGCAAATGCTCCAAGCAACGGCGGAAACGCTTCAGGAGAAGGCAGTATTCTGGGCGGACTTGGACGATTGCTTGATGGAGATAATCGATAA
- a CDS encoding sugar phosphate nucleotidyltransferase translates to MNQRMLGIIDATTYTNAIEDLTVNRSMAAIPFAGRYRLIDFVLSNMVNSDIESVAIFPKYQYRSLMDHLGSGKQWDLNRKRDGLFFFPSPHLNDQYNEFGSIRQLSDHIDYFLRSKQEYAVITNSYTVCNIDFKDVLAKHVKMGCDITEVRKDGESLHMYVMSTKLLLNLIHDNNQTGYKTIAQVIMENTHKMMICDYEFDGYVAIIDSIESYYRHSLDMLKPEVWQQLFIKNRPILTKVKDEPPARHGQNAVVKNSMIANGSIIEGYVENSIIFRAVHIGKGTVIKNGIIMQKSQVGENCVLENVVLDKDVKVGSGIELKGSADLPIVLRKGTVQGALMKS, encoded by the coding sequence ATGAATCAAAGGATGCTGGGAATTATTGATGCAACAACGTATACAAATGCCATCGAGGACTTAACGGTGAATCGGTCGATGGCTGCTATTCCGTTTGCGGGGCGTTACAGATTAATTGATTTTGTTTTATCAAATATGGTGAATTCAGATATTGAAAGTGTAGCTATTTTCCCAAAATACCAATATCGTTCCCTAATGGATCATTTAGGGTCAGGCAAGCAATGGGATCTTAATAGAAAGCGCGATGGGCTGTTCTTTTTCCCGTCTCCGCATTTAAATGATCAGTATAATGAATTCGGATCCATTCGCCAGCTGTCAGATCACATTGACTATTTCTTGAGAAGCAAGCAGGAATATGCGGTGATCACAAACAGCTATACAGTCTGCAACATTGACTTCAAAGATGTTCTGGCGAAACATGTGAAAATGGGCTGCGATATTACGGAAGTTCGCAAAGACGGCGAATCTCTGCATATGTATGTGATGTCGACAAAATTATTACTGAATCTTATCCATGATAATAATCAAACGGGTTATAAAACCATTGCACAAGTAATCATGGAGAATACTCATAAAATGATGATTTGTGATTATGAGTTTGATGGATACGTTGCCATTATTGATTCAATTGAAAGCTATTACCGCCACAGCTTAGATATGCTTAAGCCGGAAGTTTGGCAGCAGTTATTTATTAAAAACCGTCCGATCTTAACCAAGGTGAAGGATGAGCCGCCTGCAAGACACGGACAGAATGCTGTTGTGAAAAACTCAATGATCGCAAACGGCAGCATAATTGAAGGGTATGTAGAAAACAGTATTATTTTCAGAGCTGTTCATATCGGAAAAGGAACAGTCATAAAAAATGGTATTATTATGCAAAAATCTCAGGTTGGAGAAAATTGCGTGCTTGAGAATGTAGTTCTTGATAAAGATGTAAAAGTAGGCAGCGGCATCGAATTAAAAGGATCTGCTGATCTGCCGATCGTACTTAGAAAAGGAACAGTACAAGGAGCGCTGATGAAATCGTGA
- a CDS encoding glucose-1-phosphate adenylyltransferase, whose translation MKKKCVAMLLAGGKGSRLSSLTQNLAKPAVPFGGKYRIIDFTLSNCCNSGVDTVGVLTQYQPLVLNSYIGIGSAWDLDRKNGGVTVLPPYAESSEVKWYKGTASAIYQNMNYLKQYDPEYVLILSGDHIYKMDYSEMLDYHVEKDADVTISVKEVPWEEASRFGILNTDANLEVIEFDEKPQNPKNNLASMGIYIFKWSILKDFLEMDERNPYSSHDFGKDVLPLLLDEKKKLMAFPFKGYWKDVGTVKSLWEANMDLLNEVPELDLFDNNWRIYSVNPNQPPQYLSEGAEVTESLVNEGCVVYGTIYHSVLFQGVTVGQHSFLKNTVVMPDAVIGNNVYIENAIVPSGLVVPDGMVIRSDKDIEEVILVTEELVEQTAGA comes from the coding sequence GTGAAAAAAAAGTGCGTCGCAATGTTATTGGCAGGAGGAAAGGGTAGTCGATTAAGTTCGTTAACGCAAAACCTTGCAAAACCCGCAGTTCCATTTGGCGGAAAGTACCGCATTATCGACTTTACATTAAGCAATTGCTGCAATTCAGGTGTAGATACAGTTGGGGTGCTTACACAATATCAGCCGCTTGTCCTGAATTCTTATATCGGAATTGGCAGTGCATGGGATCTAGACCGTAAAAATGGAGGAGTTACAGTGCTCCCTCCATACGCAGAATCATCAGAAGTTAAATGGTACAAAGGAACGGCAAGTGCCATCTATCAAAACATGAACTACTTAAAACAGTATGATCCTGAGTATGTCCTGATTTTATCTGGTGATCACATCTATAAAATGGATTATTCGGAAATGCTTGATTACCATGTTGAAAAAGATGCAGACGTAACGATCTCTGTTAAAGAAGTGCCATGGGAAGAAGCAAGCCGCTTTGGCATTTTAAATACAGATGCAAATTTAGAAGTTATCGAATTTGATGAGAAGCCTCAAAATCCTAAGAATAACCTTGCATCAATGGGTATTTATATTTTTAAATGGTCGATATTAAAAGATTTTTTGGAGATGGATGAAAGGAATCCGTACTCAAGTCACGACTTTGGCAAAGACGTATTGCCTTTGCTGCTTGATGAAAAGAAAAAACTTATGGCTTTTCCATTTAAAGGCTATTGGAAAGATGTCGGAACGGTTAAAAGTCTTTGGGAAGCCAATATGGATCTCTTAAATGAAGTGCCAGAACTTGATTTGTTTGATAACAACTGGCGGATATATTCTGTTAACCCGAATCAGCCGCCTCAATATTTATCAGAGGGTGCAGAAGTAACGGAATCTCTGGTGAATGAAGGATGCGTGGTTTATGGAACCATTTACCATTCGGTTTTATTCCAAGGTGTAACAGTAGGACAGCATTCGTTCCTGAAAAACACGGTTGTCATGCCGGATGCGGTCATTGGCAATAATGTATATATTGAAAATGCGATTGTTCCATCAGGTTTAGTAGTACCGGATGGCATGGTGATTCGTTCGGATAAAGATATTGAAGAAGTCATTTTAGTAACGGAAGAGCTAGTAGAGCAAACGGCAGGAGCATAA
- a CDS encoding glycogen/starch/alpha-glucan phosphorylase has protein sequence MFSNKNEFKDSFLKRLEMSYGKKFAESTKRDQYQTLGNMVREHISSNWITTNEWNRASNNKQVYYLSIEFLLGRLLGQNLLNLGIRDVVLEGFADLGINLEEIEESEADAGLGNGGLGRLAACFLDSLASLNLPGHGLGIRYKHGLFDQKIVDGYQVELPEQWLRHGNVWEVRKPDQAIEIPFWGKVEHVYEDGKLDFRHVHSENIMAVPYDMPVIGYETSTVNTLRLWNAEPAPNPPHRDVLAYKRETEAVSEFLYPDDTHDEGKILRLKQQYFLVSASLQSIVRSYLKKNDTLHEFHKHVAIHVNDTHPVLAIPELMRILLDEEHMEWEEAWNITFNTISYTNHTTLSEALEKWPLHIFKPLLPRIYMIVEELNERFCKELWNRFPGDWKRIENMAIIAHGVVKMAHLAIVGSHSVNGVAKIHSDILKTREMKLFHQIYPQKFNNKTNGITHRRWLLKANPELTNLITETIGTDWIKNPHLMIELKRHIYNPLLKEEFAAVKRKRKAILADIIEKKTGIAVDKHSIFDVQVKRLHAYKRQLLNVLHIMYLYNRLKEDSNFTIYPRTFIFGAKASPGYYYAKKIIKLINSLADKVNSDPKVSQMMKVIFMENYRVSLAEHIFPATDVSEQISTASKEASGTGNMKFMMNGALTMGTLDGANIEILEEVGKENIFTFGLKADEVLNYYENGGYRSSEYYHHDLRIRQVVDQLTNGFFPDTEDEFEAIKDSLLYENDQYFVLRDFASYVDAQEQLEKAYKNQDKWLEKALLNIAHSGYFSSDRTIHEYADGIWDIQPIPVIH, from the coding sequence ATGTTCTCTAACAAAAATGAATTTAAAGACAGTTTTCTTAAGCGCTTGGAAATGAGTTATGGAAAAAAATTTGCTGAATCAACAAAACGTGATCAATACCAAACGCTTGGAAATATGGTAAGAGAACATATCAGCAGCAATTGGATCACAACGAACGAATGGAACCGTGCAAGCAACAACAAACAAGTTTATTATTTATCGATTGAGTTTTTGCTTGGGAGACTGCTCGGACAAAATCTTTTAAATTTGGGCATTCGTGACGTTGTACTTGAAGGATTTGCTGATCTTGGCATCAACCTTGAAGAGATTGAAGAAAGTGAAGCAGATGCAGGTCTTGGCAATGGCGGTTTAGGCCGCCTTGCTGCTTGTTTTCTAGATTCGCTTGCTTCATTAAATTTGCCGGGACATGGTCTTGGCATTAGGTATAAACATGGTCTTTTTGATCAGAAGATTGTGGATGGCTATCAAGTGGAGTTGCCTGAGCAATGGTTAAGGCACGGAAATGTATGGGAAGTCCGTAAACCGGACCAGGCGATTGAGATTCCGTTTTGGGGAAAAGTTGAACATGTATACGAAGATGGAAAGCTGGACTTCCGCCATGTTCATTCTGAAAATATTATGGCTGTACCTTATGATATGCCTGTGATTGGGTATGAAACGAGCACAGTTAATACGCTGAGGCTTTGGAACGCTGAGCCTGCTCCAAATCCGCCTCACCGTGATGTTCTTGCTTATAAACGTGAAACAGAAGCAGTGTCGGAGTTTTTATATCCGGATGACACGCATGACGAAGGAAAGATTCTCAGACTTAAGCAGCAATATTTCCTTGTCTCTGCAAGCTTGCAGTCCATTGTCCGGTCATACCTTAAAAAGAATGATACCCTGCATGAATTCCACAAGCATGTTGCCATCCATGTAAACGATACTCATCCCGTTCTTGCCATCCCGGAGCTGATGAGAATTTTGCTTGATGAAGAGCATATGGAATGGGAAGAAGCTTGGAATATTACGTTTAATACGATATCTTATACGAATCATACGACATTATCTGAAGCACTTGAAAAATGGCCGCTGCATATCTTTAAGCCGCTGCTCCCAAGAATCTATATGATTGTAGAGGAATTAAACGAAAGATTCTGCAAAGAGCTGTGGAATCGTTTCCCTGGTGATTGGAAGCGTATTGAAAATATGGCGATTATCGCTCACGGCGTCGTGAAAATGGCTCATTTAGCGATTGTCGGAAGCCACAGCGTCAATGGAGTCGCAAAAATCCATTCTGACATTCTGAAAACCCGGGAAATGAAATTGTTCCATCAAATTTATCCTCAAAAGTTCAATAACAAAACCAATGGAATCACTCACCGAAGATGGCTGCTTAAAGCCAATCCAGAATTGACAAATCTCATTACCGAAACAATCGGGACCGACTGGATTAAAAACCCGCACCTTATGATTGAACTAAAACGCCATATCTATAATCCGCTTTTAAAGGAAGAATTTGCAGCCGTTAAACGAAAAAGAAAAGCGATTCTTGCAGACATTATCGAAAAGAAAACGGGAATTGCCGTCGATAAACATTCGATTTTTGATGTTCAAGTTAAGCGTCTTCATGCATATAAACGACAGCTGTTAAATGTGCTGCATATCATGTATCTTTATAACAGGCTGAAAGAGGATTCAAACTTTACGATCTATCCAAGAACGTTTATATTTGGAGCCAAGGCATCCCCAGGCTACTATTATGCGAAAAAGATCATTAAACTAATTAACTCGCTTGCAGATAAAGTGAACAGCGATCCTAAGGTTTCGCAGATGATGAAAGTCATTTTCATGGAAAACTACCGGGTTTCGCTTGCTGAGCATATCTTCCCGGCGACAGATGTCAGTGAACAAATCTCAACTGCCAGTAAAGAGGCATCTGGAACAGGAAACATGAAATTTATGATGAACGGTGCGCTCACAATGGGAACTTTGGACGGAGCGAATATTGAAATTTTAGAAGAAGTCGGAAAAGAGAACATCTTCACTTTTGGCTTAAAGGCCGATGAGGTTCTGAATTATTACGAAAATGGCGGGTATCGCTCATCTGAGTATTATCATCATGATCTGCGGATCAGACAAGTGGTCGATCAGCTCACAAACGGATTCTTCCCTGATACAGAAGATGAGTTTGAAGCAATTAAAGACTCTCTGCTTTATGAAAATGATCAATATTTTGTTTTACGTGACTTTGCATCGTATGTCGATGCCCAGGAACAGCTTGAAAAAGCTTACAAAAACCAAGATAAGTGGCTTGAAAAAGCACTTCTTAATATTGCTCACTCTGGCTATTTCTCAAGTGACCGGACGATTCATGAGTATGCTGATGGCATTTGGGATATCCAGCCGATTCCTGTTATTCATTAA
- a CDS encoding TraR/DksA C4-type zinc finger protein, which yields MLNSGQMASFRSQLDARKAEIEHHLQENQHFGLEQSFGHDSTGELSSYDNHPGDEGTELYEREKDIALNEHVEEELSDINRALSAIEKGTYGVCEVCGTDIPEERLEVLPTATTCKEHSPEQAISHSRPIEESILEPPFGQFEYDESDSEAYDAEDTYQDVERFGSSDTPSDMEYPVDSYNDVYMENDDPTGYVEDYENFAATDIEGKNVTVYPNIQHRQYEHTLDEEGLMTPFGDLPASEKEPYSEE from the coding sequence ATGCTTAACAGCGGTCAAATGGCTTCCTTTCGCTCACAGCTTGATGCAAGAAAAGCAGAAATCGAGCATCATCTCCAGGAAAACCAACATTTTGGACTTGAGCAAAGCTTCGGGCACGATTCTACTGGAGAGCTTTCAAGCTACGACAACCATCCGGGCGATGAGGGTACAGAGCTTTATGAGCGTGAAAAAGATATCGCTTTAAATGAGCATGTTGAGGAAGAATTAAGTGATATAAATCGAGCACTTTCAGCCATCGAAAAGGGAACTTACGGGGTATGCGAAGTATGCGGAACAGATATACCTGAGGAAAGACTTGAAGTGCTTCCGACTGCAACAACATGCAAGGAACATTCCCCTGAGCAGGCCATTTCTCACTCAAGACCGATTGAGGAAAGCATACTTGAGCCGCCATTCGGACAATTCGAATACGATGAAAGCGATTCGGAAGCCTATGATGCGGAGGACACTTATCAGGACGTAGAGCGCTTCGGCAGCTCTGATACTCCTTCTGACATGGAATATCCTGTTGATTCATACAACGACGTATACATGGAGAACGATGACCCAACAGGGTATGTAGAGGATTATGAAAATTTCGCGGCTACAGATATTGAAGGAAAGAACGTAACCGTGTATCCAAACATCCAGCATAGACAGTATGAACATACACTCGATGAAGAAGGACTGATGACTCCTTTCGGGGATCTTCCTGCATCAGAAAAAGAACCATATAGTGAGGAATAA
- the glgB gene encoding 1,4-alpha-glucan branching enzyme translates to MNLATPTDFEVHLFHEGNLFKAHELFGAHSSVRNGVCGTVFTVWAPHALEVRVAGDFNHWDGSNHKLERVNDQGIWSAFIQDIKEGDLYKYEIITLKNEKILKSDPFAFYAEVKPNTASIVYDLAGYEWNDQKWQKKKRQKEIYNRPMYIYELNLCSWKKKEDGSLYTYSELADILIPYVLDHGFTHIELLPIIEHPYDRSWGYQGTGYYAATSRYGTPHDLMKFIDLCHQNNLGVIMDWVPGHFCKDAHGLYYFDGEPTFEYKRYEDRENEVWGTANFDLGKPEVQSFLISNALFWLEKYHIDGFRVDAVANMLYWQNTEEPHENPFAVSFLRKLNENVFAYDPGVLMIAEDSTDYPLVTSPTSDGGLGFNYKWNMGWMNDILKYMEAPPEQRKHLHHKVSFSLIYAFTENFILPLSHDEVVHGKRSLLNKMPGDYWQKFAQYRLLLGYMMTHPGKKLLFMGGEFAQFDEWKDLEQLDWVLDDFDMHQKARSYFKELLAVYKRQRPLYEQDHSHEGFEWIDVNNSEQSIFSFIRRGLKPNEQLVVVCNFTPQTYHDYKVGVPADTKYIEIMNSDDTVFGGSGQVNKKDLKALEGMQHNQPYHISMTIPPYGISILRAVKKREETINHGEKKVRRNVIGRRKG, encoded by the coding sequence ATGAATCTTGCTACGCCAACTGATTTTGAGGTTCATCTTTTCCATGAGGGAAATTTGTTTAAAGCTCATGAATTATTTGGTGCTCACAGCAGCGTACGAAACGGTGTTTGCGGTACTGTGTTTACTGTTTGGGCTCCTCATGCGCTTGAGGTGCGGGTTGCAGGTGATTTTAATCACTGGGACGGCTCGAATCACAAGCTTGAAAGAGTGAATGATCAAGGTATCTGGTCTGCTTTTATTCAGGATATAAAAGAGGGAGACCTTTATAAATACGAGATTATTACACTGAAAAATGAGAAAATTCTTAAATCTGATCCATTTGCTTTTTATGCTGAGGTAAAACCTAATACCGCTTCGATTGTTTATGATCTGGCAGGATATGAATGGAACGATCAGAAGTGGCAGAAGAAGAAGCGTCAAAAGGAAATTTATAACCGTCCGATGTATATTTACGAGCTTAATCTTTGTTCTTGGAAAAAGAAAGAGGACGGCAGCCTTTATACATATTCGGAGCTGGCGGATATATTGATTCCGTATGTTCTCGATCATGGATTTACTCACATTGAGCTTTTGCCTATTATTGAACATCCTTATGACCGTTCATGGGGATATCAGGGAACAGGATATTATGCGGCCACCAGCCGGTACGGAACTCCTCATGACCTAATGAAATTCATAGATCTTTGTCATCAGAATAATCTTGGCGTCATCATGGACTGGGTGCCTGGTCATTTCTGCAAGGATGCTCATGGACTTTATTATTTCGACGGGGAACCGACATTTGAATATAAGAGATATGAAGACCGGGAGAATGAGGTTTGGGGTACGGCTAACTTTGATTTAGGCAAGCCTGAGGTTCAGAGCTTCTTAATCTCAAATGCTCTTTTCTGGCTTGAAAAGTATCATATTGATGGGTTCAGAGTGGATGCAGTAGCAAATATGCTGTACTGGCAGAATACTGAAGAGCCTCACGAGAATCCATTTGCAGTGAGCTTTTTGAGAAAGCTGAATGAAAATGTATTTGCGTATGATCCTGGTGTTTTAATGATCGCAGAGGACTCTACAGACTATCCTTTAGTGACATCACCTACCTCTGATGGAGGGCTTGGGTTTAACTATAAATGGAACATGGGCTGGATGAACGATATTCTCAAGTACATGGAAGCTCCGCCTGAACAGCGGAAGCACCTGCATCACAAGGTATCATTCTCTTTGATCTATGCTTTTACTGAGAACTTTATCCTTCCGCTTTCACATGATGAAGTGGTTCATGGAAAACGTTCGCTGCTGAATAAAATGCCGGGTGATTATTGGCAGAAGTTTGCCCAATATCGTCTGCTGCTCGGGTATATGATGACTCATCCAGGCAAAAAACTGCTGTTTATGGGCGGGGAGTTTGCCCAGTTTGATGAGTGGAAGGATCTTGAGCAGCTTGATTGGGTGCTTGATGATTTTGACATGCATCAAAAGGCAAGAAGCTATTTCAAGGAATTGCTGGCCGTTTATAAGAGACAGCGCCCTCTGTATGAGCAGGACCACTCTCATGAAGGCTTTGAATGGATTGATGTGAATAATTCCGAGCAAAGTATATTTTCCTTTATCAGAAGAGGCCTAAAGCCTAATGAGCAGCTCGTTGTAGTCTGCAACTTCACACCGCAAACCTACCACGATTATAAAGTGGGGGTGCCGGCTGATACAAAATACATTGAAATCATGAACAGTGATGACACTGTATTTGGAGGATCAGGCCAGGTTAATAAGAAAGATCTTAAAGCACTAGAAGGCATGCAGCATAATCAGCCTTATCACATATCAATGACCATTCCGCCTTATGGAATATCCATTTTACGCGCAGTTAAAAAACGAGAGGAGACAATCAACCATGGTGAAAAAAAAGTGCGTCGCAATGTTATTGGCAGGAGGAAAGGGTAG